Proteins encoded within one genomic window of Haematobia irritans isolate KBUSLIRL chromosome 5, ASM5000362v1, whole genome shotgun sequence:
- the LOC142241064 gene encoding uncharacterized protein LOC142241064: MSILVRWLLTAIACGLLGVYSVNSTCQECMANDAYCIDETSYYLCLDGNTPSKSNIYTCKDGEVCTDDEKICVPKTVASSVCSGSCSQCSAGNRYTCTSRTNFGRCIDGKIAISSPCEKDYVCSTDIYATAGTVCVPECVAEFHGVTPTCANEETTTTTTTAAPFDPAVYKTMCENDLPNHSENPFYILNALDNTCQSYIYCESFNAVMEALLMKCKTGYYHPQENKCKNDMPADCMIESSSESSSVSSSDPPSTDHTQESVASLK, from the exons ATGAGTATCCTAGTTCGCTGGTTATTAACTGCTATTGCTTGTGGATTGTTGGGAGTATATTCAGTCAATTCG ACATGTCAAGAGTGTATGGCAAACGATGCCTATTGCATTGACGAAACATCCTACTATTTGTGCCTGGATGGAAATACTCCTTCAAAGTCAAACATATATACTTGTAAAGATGGAGAAGTTTGCACCGATGATGAAAAGATTTGTGTACCGAAAACAGTTGCAAGTTCTGTGTGTTCTGGTAGCTGCAGTCAATGTTCTGCCGGTAACCGTTACACTTGTACAAGTAGAACCAATTTTGGGCGTTGTATTGATGGGAAAATCGCCATTTCCAGTCCATGTGAAAAGGACTACGTATGCAGTACTGATATTTATGCCACCGCAGGGACAGTATGTGTCCCTGAGTGTGTCGCAGAGTTC CATGGGGTAACACCAACATGTGCCAATGAGGAAACAACAACCACAACTACAACGGCAGCTCCATTTGATCCGGCTGTATACAAGACAATGTGCGAAAATGATCTTCCCAATCACAGCGAAAATCCTTTTTACATTCTCAATGCTTTAGATAACACATGCCAATC ctaCATATATTGCGAAAGCTTTAATGCTGTCATGGAAGCCCTCCTTATGAAGTGTAAAACTGGATACTACCACCCACAAGAAAATAAATGCAAGAATGATATGCCAGCTGATTGTATGATCGAATCATCATCGGAGTCTTCAAGCGTATCCTCATCGGACCCGCCTTCAACCGACCACACACAGGAAAGCGttgcttcattaaaataa